A stretch of Arachis hypogaea cultivar Tifrunner chromosome 15, arahy.Tifrunner.gnm2.J5K5, whole genome shotgun sequence DNA encodes these proteins:
- the LOC112749891 gene encoding 2-hydroxyisoflavanone dehydratase translates to MASKEIEKEIPTYITLYKDGTVDRPRQTPYAAPSLDGTPHVSSKDIIISQNPSISARLYLPKPLPQTHKLPILVYFHGGGFFFESAFSELYHNYFNTFVSRLPVLVVSVEYRLAPEHYLPAAYDDCFAALQWVASHSSNNTTEPWLIDYGDFSRIFIGGDSAGGNIVHNVAMRAGSEALEEGGNVNLLGAIYVHPYFYSSEAIGSESVSEHEKSLGYIVWDFVYPNAPGGINNPMVNPFAPGAPSLASLGCSKILVCLAGNDSIRDRGVWFFEGLNKSGWKGKSELFEEAGEDHVYHIFHPETEKAKKITDRMASFILD, encoded by the coding sequence ATGGCTTCGAAGGAGATTGAGAAGGAGATCCCAACATACATCACTCTGTACAAAGACGGAACAGTAGATCGGCCACGACAAACCCCATACGCGGCACCCTCTCTTGATGGAACTCCTCATGTCTCATCCAAAGACATAATCATCTCACAAAACCCATCCATCTCTGCGCGTCTCTACCTTCCAAAACCCCTTCCTCAAACCCACAAACTCCCAATCTTGGTCTACTTCCATGGCGGTGGCTTCTTCTTCGAATCCGCCTTCTCTGAACTCTACCACAACTACTTCAACACCTTCGTCTCTCGACTCCCCGTGCTAGTGGTTTCCGTCGAGTACAGACTCGCCCCGGAGCACTATCTCCCCGCCGCTTACGATGATTGCTTCGCCGCTCTTCAGTGGGTCGCTTCTCACTCCTCTAATAACACTACTGAGCCATGGCTGATCGATTACGGTGACTTCTCCAGAATCTTCATAGGCGGCGACAGTGCTGGTGGCAACATCGTGCATAACGTGGCCATGCGCGCTGGTTCTGAAGCTCTAGAAGAGGGTGGCAATGTGAATCTTCTAGGCGCTATTTATGTGCACCCTTACTTCTACAGTTCAGAGGCAATTGGATCTGAGTCTGTGAGCGAGCATGAAAAGAGTTTGGGTTATATTGTTTGGGATTTTGTTTACCCGAATGCGCCAGGTGGAATCAACAACCCTATGGTGAATCCCTTTGCTCCTGGGGCTCCCAGCTTGGCTAGCCTTGGGTGTTCTAAGATACTAGTGTGTCTCGCTGGCAATGATTCCATAAGGGACAGAGGGGTTTGGTTCTTTGAGGGTCTCAACAAGAGTGGGTGGAAAGGTAAATCGGAGCTCTTTGAAGAGGCAGGCGAGGACCATGTTTATCACATCTTCCATCCTGAAACTGAGAAAGCCAAGAAAATCACAGATCGCATGGCTTCTTTTATTTTAGATTGA